One Mesoplodon densirostris isolate mMesDen1 chromosome X, mMesDen1 primary haplotype, whole genome shotgun sequence genomic region harbors:
- the LOC132482049 gene encoding nuclear RNA export factor 3-like: MENIDQVNTLQRKARCRGIYRRRQSSWSQQATSQQQQDRESLRSDAHVDIQARYAPYALPSCHRRGNFQEQDETPVNKQKPPERRMERNRQDETLGSWFKIRVPFGIKYDEKWLLNLIHKQCSVPFTPVEFHYEKMEAQFFVQNANIASALKNVNGKIYNEANERISIFVDPCDAPHSVLKELRSEKVEQIKLPVKERYDASQQSRDIQGVRSDPGMATAAIVEQLLALDLSDKKPYQLHGLSNTMPNASNTKNWNLSNTEVKSAGEMDKGERLEPEGMCAERNPLCTTFPDKSTNISSILELFPKLLTLDDQETSPQAKCGIEACKRLPTCKGSYFGSDEVKSQVLQFLTLYYLIHDYGDRQVLAGAYHEEACFSLTIPFHPEDPAPSSLCEYFKDSRNMKKLKDPHLRVQLLKHTKRVIVHTLCGLPKTQHDLSSFVVDIWFQTETMFCFSVSGVFKEVEGSCQGCVRAFTRTFITTLTRYCSLCIMNDELFVRDANPSETQSVFCIPVPTPTSSSMHTLSQQQQDIMQASSTPSEMNL, translated from the exons AGAACATTGATCAAGTGAACACTTTACAAAGAAAAGCAAGATGCAGGGGTATCTACCGAAGGAGACAGAGCTCTTGGTCTCAACAGGCCACATCCCAGCAGCAGCAAGATAGAGAATCACTACGAAGTGATGCTCACGTGGACATCCAAGCAAGATA TGCTCCCTATGCCCTTCCATCCTGTCATCGGAGAGGCAATTTTCAGGAACAAGACGAAACCCCTGTTAACAAGCAAAAGCCTCCAGAGAGAAGAATGGAGAGAAACAGGCAGGATGAGACCTTGGGGAGCTGGTTCAAGATCAGA GTTCCCTTCGGTATTAAATATGATGAGAAGTGGCTGCTGAATTTGATTCACAAGCAATGCAGTGTCCCCTTCACCCCAGTCGAA TTTCactatgagaaaatggaggcccaGTTCTTCGTTCAGAATGCCAACATTGCCTCCGCACTGAAGAATGTCAACGGCAAGATTTACAATGAGGCTAATGAAAGG ATATCTATCTTTGTTGATCCCTGTGATGCACCCCACTCTGTGCTGAAGGAGCTGAGGTCAGAAAAGGTGGAGCAGATAAAG CTGCCCGTGAAGGAACGATATGATGCCTCCCAGCAATCTCGTGACATCCAGGGAGTCCGCTCTGACCCTGGTATGGCGACAGCAGCAATTGTAGAGCAG CTTTTGGCCTTGGACCTGAGCGATAAGAAACCCTACCAGCTGCACGGCCTGTCCAACACTATGCCGAATGCTTCCAACACCAAGAACTGGAACCTCTCCAACACTGAG GTGAAGTCTGCAGGGGAGATGGACAAGGGTGAGCGGCTGGAGCCAGAAGGGATGTGTGCAGAGAGAAATCCCCTGTGCACCACCTTCCCTGATAAGTCAACCAACATAAG CTCCATCCTGGAATTGTTCCCCAAGTTACTAACCTTG GATGACCAGGAGACATCCCCACAGGCTAAGTGTGGTATTGAAGCCTGCAAGCGCTTACCAACCTGCAAG GGAAGCTACTTTGGATCTGATGAGGTGAAGAGCCAAGTCCTGCAATTCCTGACTCT GTACTACTTGATCCATGACTACGGAGACCGACAGGTTCTCGCAGGGGCTTATCACGAGGAGGCCTGCTTCTCCCTGACCATTCCCTTTCACCCCGAGGACCCAGCCCC AAGCAGCTTGTGCGAGTACTTCAAGGACAGCAGGAATATGAAGAAGCTCAAGGACCCCC ACCTGCGGGTTCAGCTGCTGAAGCACACAAAACGTGTCATTGTGCACACCCTCTGTGGGTTGCCCAAGACTCAGCATGACTTGAGCTCCTTCGTGGTGGACATTTGGTTCCAGACG GAAACGATGTTCTGCTTCTCCGTCAGCGGGGTGTTCAAGGAAG TGGAAGGAAGTTGTCAGGGCTGTGTGCGTGCCTTCACCCGGACCTTCATCACTACCCTTACCAGATACTGCAG TCTGTGCATCATGAATGACGAGCTGTTTGTGAGGGATGCCAACCCCAGTGAGACCCAGAGTGTGTTCTGCATCCCAGTGCCTACACCCACCTCCAGCTCCATGCACACCCTCTCCCAGCAGCAGCAGGACATCATGCAGGCATCCTCCACGCCATCTGAGATGAACCTCTAG